One part of the Clostridium thermosuccinogenes genome encodes these proteins:
- a CDS encoding AEC family transporter yields the protein MVFLEAVQGVLSIIFMISTGYFLSHKGWFDDKSSKLLSKLVVSLSLPAYMISNLVSNYSKDELLQLGSGLVIPFASMILCYLIAVAASKLIKIPDGRKGTFCSMFALSNTIFVGLPVNLALFGDISIPYVLLYYIANTTLFWTVGVYGISRDAGNSGGKVLTGSNIKRIFSPPLTGFLLAIVLILLEIHLPKSILDTCKYLGNLTTPLSMLFIGIIIHSVNLKEIKVDKDMVVLLAGRFIVAPLLVFAMTFMIPMPLLMKKVFVIQAAMPAMTQTSIIAENYNADYKYAAVMTAVTTMASLISIPLYMALLSLL from the coding sequence GTGGTTTTCCTAGAGGCGGTACAAGGTGTGCTCAGTATAATATTTATGATATCAACAGGATATTTTCTGAGCCATAAAGGCTGGTTTGACGACAAGTCCTCGAAACTCCTTTCAAAGCTTGTGGTAAGTCTCTCCCTGCCGGCATACATGATTTCAAACCTCGTCAGCAATTACAGCAAGGATGAACTTCTTCAACTCGGCAGCGGCCTGGTGATCCCTTTTGCATCAATGATATTATGCTATTTAATTGCAGTAGCTGCATCAAAACTGATAAAAATTCCTGACGGCAGAAAAGGCACGTTTTGCTCAATGTTTGCTTTATCCAACACCATATTCGTAGGACTTCCGGTCAATCTGGCCCTTTTCGGCGACATAAGCATTCCCTATGTGCTTTTATATTATATAGCCAACACCACCCTTTTCTGGACAGTAGGCGTATACGGCATAAGCAGGGATGCAGGAAACAGTGGCGGCAAAGTGCTCACAGGCAGCAATATCAAGCGGATATTCTCTCCCCCGCTTACAGGATTTCTCCTGGCCATAGTTTTAATACTGCTGGAGATCCACCTTCCCAAAAGCATACTGGACACATGCAAATACCTGGGCAACCTGACTACTCCCCTATCCATGCTGTTTATCGGTATAATAATTCATTCTGTAAATCTAAAAGAAATAAAGGTTGACAAGGATATGGTGGTTTTATTGGCAGGAAGGTTTATAGTAGCTCCGCTGCTTGTGTTTGCCATGACCTTTATGATTCCTATGCCTTTGCTCATGAAGAAGGTTTTTGTTATACAGGCGGCCATGCCGGCCATGACCCAGACCTCTATAATTGCGGAAAACTACAATGCCGATTATAAATATGCTGCAGTGATGACGGCAGTTACCACAATGGCCAGCCTTATATCCATACCTTTGTATATGGCCCTCTTAAGCCTCCTGTAG
- the rpsD gene encoding 30S ribosomal protein S4, with protein MARSTVPRFKLSRHLGVNVFNHPKALKRGVKVHRKLSEYGEQLLEKQKLKAYYGVLEKQFRRYVEEALRSKGNSGEILLQNLERRLDNIVYRLGFASTLKQARQMVIHGHIRVNGEKLDRPSYRVKVGESISLREKSRDIEMFADNFKNTTINLDYLEKDTENFTGKLTRLPRREEIPIEVKESKVLEFYSRR; from the coding sequence TTGGCCCGGTCAACAGTTCCGCGATTTAAATTATCACGGCACCTTGGTGTAAATGTTTTCAACCACCCAAAAGCCTTGAAAAGAGGGGTAAAAGTTCATAGAAAGTTATCGGAGTACGGTGAGCAGCTTCTTGAGAAGCAAAAACTAAAGGCGTACTACGGCGTCTTGGAAAAGCAGTTCAGAAGATATGTAGAGGAGGCACTGCGCTCCAAAGGAAATTCCGGGGAAATACTGCTTCAAAATCTTGAAAGAAGGCTGGACAACATAGTATACAGGCTGGGGTTTGCCTCAACCTTAAAGCAGGCGAGACAGATGGTAATACACGGCCATATACGGGTTAACGGTGAAAAGCTGGATCGCCCGTCATACAGAGTCAAGGTTGGTGAAAGCATATCATTGAGAGAAAAGTCCAGAGACATAGAAATGTTTGCAGATAATTTCAAAAACACCACGATAAATCTGGATTATCTGGAAAAGGACACCGAAAACTTTACAGGAAAGCTGACCAGACTGCCGCGCAGAGAAGAAATACCCATTGAGGTGAAAGAATCCAAAGTTCTGGAGTTCTATTCAAGGCGTTAA